The Mycolicibacterium aichiense region AGGACGCGCTGCCGGACTACAACATCAAGTGGGTGAAGTTCGACTCCGGCGCCGACGTCAACACGGCGTTCATCGCCAAGGAACTGGACTTTGGCGCGCTGGGGTCCAGCCCCGTCGCCCGCGGACTGTCTGCGCCACTGAACATCCCGTACAGCGTGGCGTTCGTTCTGGACGTCGCCGGTGACAACGAGGCTCTGGTGGCCCGCAACGGAAGCGGCATCAACGCGATCGCCGACCTCAAGGGCAAGCGGGTGGCCACTCCGTTCGCCTCGACCGCGCACTACAGTCTGCTGGCCGCGCTGGCCCAAAATGGCCTGTCGCCCAGCGATGTTCAGTTGATCGATCTGCAGCCACAGGCGATTCTGGCGGCATGGGAACGTGGTGATATCGAAGCCGCATACACCTGGTTGCCGACGTTGGATCAGCTCCGCAAAACCGGCAAGGATCTGATCACCAGTCGCCAGCTGGCCACCGACGGCAAGCCGACCCTGGACCTCGGTGTGGTGTCGAACCAGTTCGCCAAGGACCATCCTGAAGTCGTCGACATCTGGCGCAAGCAGGAGGCCAGGGCGCTGACCGTCATCCACAGCGATCCGGCCGCCGCCGCGAAAGCCATTGCCGCCGAGATCGGTTTGTCGCCGGCTGATGTCGAAGGTCAGCTCAAGCAGGGTGTGTACCTGACGCCGCAAGAGGTGGCATCCCCGCAGTGGCTGGGCAGCCAGGGCAATCCCGGCAACATCGCAACGAACCTGCAGAGCGCGTCGCAGTTCCTTGCCGAGCAGAAGCAGATCCCGACGGCCGCTCCCCTGACGACATTCCAGAACGCCATCTACACGCAGGGGCTACCAAATGTCATCGCCCAGTAGGGCGACGGTGCCTGCCCCGGTATCGGCGTCGCACACCGACGGCGGCATCCGCGTTCGCGGCGTCGAGCACCGGTACGGCACCACGACGGCGCTGGGGCCGCTGGATCTCGACGTCGAGCCCGGCTCGTTTCTGGTTTTGGTCGGCGCATCGGGGTGCGGGAAGAGCACCCTGCTGCGGCTGATCGCCGGCTTCGAATCACCCAGCGGCGGTGAGCTGACGGTGGCGGGCCGGCGCCCGGTCCCGGGCCAGACAGCCGGCGTGGTGTTCCAGCAGCCGCGGCTGTTTCCGTGGCGCACCGTCGGCGGCAATGTGGAACTGGCATTGAAGTACGCAGGCACCCCACGCGAGCGGCGGCCCGAGCGGCGCGACGAATTGCTCAGCAGGGTCGGCCTGAAAGACATTGCGCACCGCAAGATCTGGGAGATCAGCGGCGGTCAGCAGCAGCGTGTCGCGATCGCGCGGGCGCTGGCCTCCGAACGGTCGGAAACCTCCCTGCTGCTGCTCGACGAGCCGTTCGCAGCGCTCGACGCACTGACCCGGGAGCGGCTGCAGGAGGACGTCCGCCAGGTCAGCGCGGAGTCCGGCCGCACCACCGTATTCGTGACGCACAGTGCCGACGAGGCCGCGTTCCTGGGATCGCGCATCGTGGTGCTCACCCACCGTCCGGGCCGCGTCGCCCTGGACCTGTCGGTGGACCTGCCCCGCAGCGGGATCGACGCCGAGGAACTGCGCCGCAGCTCCGAATACGTTCGGCTGCGCCAGGAGGTCAGTCGAGCGGTCAAGGCAGCGGCGGTCGAGCCGGCATGACCGCGATCTCTGCCTGTCCGGTCCTCTCGGAGACATCTGCGATCACGGTGGCCGCCGAACTCGCCGCCGACTTCGCCAGCGGCGCTGCGGGCCGGGACCGCGACCGCGAGTTGCCGTTCGCCGAGATCGACCGGCTCTCTGCCAGCGGCCTGCTGGCCATCACGGTGCCCGCCGCCTATGGCGGGGCGGGACTGCCGGCCAGTGCGGTCGCCGAGGTGGTCCGCATCCTGGCGACCGGGGATCCGAACATCGCCCAGATCCCGCACAGTCATTTCGTGTACATCAATCTGCTGCGACTGGCCGGGTCGGACGATCAACTACGGCACCACGCGGCCCTGATCCTGCGCGGCGCACGAATCGCCAACGCACAATCCGAACGCAGCAGCGCGACGGTCGCCGATATCGCGACCACCGTCCGGCCCGACGGCGGCCGGTTCCGAATCGACGGCGCCAAGTACTACTGCACCGGCTCGCTGTTCGCTGACACGCTGGCGGTGCTGACCCGTCTTGACGACCCGGACGGTGACAGCGGCTTGGCCGACGGTCACTACGTCGCCTTCCTGCCCGCCGACACCCCCGGAGTGCGAATCGTCGACGATTGGCAGGCGTTGGGCCAGCGGACCACCGCCAGCGGCACGGTCATCTTCGACGGCGTTGTCGTCGAGCAGTCCGCGCTTGTCCCACGTGCTCCCGCGGTCAGCGTCCCGACCGGGTACGGGGCGTTCGCGCAGCTGTTGCACGCCGCGATCGACACCGGCATCGCCAGGGGCGCGTTGGCGGCGGCCGCGTCCTTCGTTCGGGACAAGAGCAGGCCGTGGTTCGAGGCCGGGGTGGCGCACGCCGCCGACGATCCCCTGCTGATCCAGCGGTTCGGCGAACTGGCGGTTGCTGTTCAGGCCGCCGAGGCCGCGCTCGCGGTCGCGGGCGCCAAGGTCGACGACGCGCCCCCGGCCGAGGCCTCGCTGGCCGTCGCGGGCGCCAAAATCCTGGCCGACAACGCCGCCAACGAGGTGTCCGGCGCGCTGTTCGAGGTCGGCGGAACCCGTAGCGCGGCGGCAGAGCTCAATCTGGATCATTTTTGGCGCAATGCCCGTACCCACACGCTGCACGACCCGGTGCGGTGGAAGTACCAGCACCTCGGCCGCGCGGTCCTGCACGGGACGCCGCCGCCATTGCATTCAGCGATCTGAATCGGCCCCGCGGCGGTCCCGGCAGCGGCTGGAACGCCGTTACCGACCTCACACAGGAAGCCCGCAGTCTGGTATGACTATCTAAGTATTTTTGCCGCACGGGAGGATTAGCACCGAGGTGCCCAGCTGGGGCGTTGAGCCGAAGGGGGCCTGGTGAGCACCCCTATCGAAGAACGCGTGATCCACGACGAGCCGCCGCAGCGCGCGGCGCTGGCCAAGTGGATCCGCCGCTTGGCGGTGCCGATCATCCTGGGTTGGCTCGGGCTGATCGTGGTTCTGAACGTCTCGGTTCCGCAGCTGGAAGCGGTCGGCAAGCTGCGAGCGGTGTCGATGTCGCCGAAGGAGGCGCCGTCGGTCATCGCGATGATGCGCTCGGGCAAGGTCTTCGAGGAATCCGACTCCGACAGTTCGGCGATGATCGTGCTGGAAGGCGATCAGCCCCTCGGCGATGACGCGCACCGCTTCTACAACGAGATGATCGCCGCGCTGCGGGCCGACACCACGCACGTGCAGCACATCCAGGACTTCTGGGGTGATCCGCTCACCGAAGCCGGGGCGTTGAGCGCCGACTCGAAAGCCGTTTACGTCCAGGTGGCGCTCGCCGGAAATATGGGCGAGACGCTGGGCAATGATTCGGTGGAGGCGGTCCAGAAGATCGTCAAGGGCTTGTCACCGCCGCCGGGCGTCAAGGTCTTCGTGACCGGCGGCCCCGCGCTGCAGGCCGACCAGCAGCATGCCGGTGACAAGAGCATCCGGATCATCGAGCTGACCACCATCGGCGTGATCGTCATCATGCTGTTGTTCTTCTATCGATCGTTCATCACCGTCGGACTGGTCCTGGTGATGCTGATCTTGGGCCTGACGGTGACCCGCGGTGCCGTCGCCTTCTTGGGCTACCACAACCTCATCGGCCTATCGCCGTTCGCGACACAGCTATTGGTGACATTGGCGATAGCGGCGACAACGGACTATGCGATCTTCCTGATCGGGCGATATCAAGAGGCCAGATCAGTCGGCGAGAGCCGCGAAGACGCCTACTACACGATGTACCACGGCACAGCGCACGTGGTGCTCGGCTCGGGCATGACGATCGCCGGCGCGACGTTCTGCCTGTCCTTCACCAGACTGCCGTACTTCAAGTCGCTCGGTGTTCCGCTGGCTGTCGGCATGGTGGTCGCCGTGGTGTCGGCGTTGACCCTCGGCGCGGCGATCGTCACGGTGGCCAGCCGGTTCGGGCTGCTCGAACCCAAACGGGCGATGCGGATTCGGTTCTGGCGTCGCCTCGGGGCGGCCGTCGTGCGCTGGCCCGCGGCCATCCTCTTCTCGACGGTGATGATCGCCTTGATCGGGTTGATCACGTTGCCGGGCTACCAGCCGAACTACAACGACAGGAAGTATCTACCCGCGGACCTGCCGGCCAACGAGGGCTTCGCCGCCGCCGAGCGACACTTTCCCATCGCCCGGATGAATCCCGAGATGCTGCTGCTGGAAACCGACCAGGATGTGCGCAACTCGGCTGACTTCCTGGTGATCGAGAAGATCAGCAAGGCGATCGCCAAGGTGCCGGGGATCGGCCGGGTTCAATCGATCACACGCCCCGCCGGTAAACCGTTGAAATACAGCACGATTCCGTCGCAGATGAGCATGGGCGGCACCAACCAGACGATGAACCGGTCATACATGCAGGAGCGGATGGCCGACATGCTGGTTCAGGGCGAGCAGATGCAAGACACCATCAACACGATGACGCAGATGATCGCGCTGATGCAGGAATTGAGCGGCGTCACTCACGACATGGTGGGCAAGACCGACAAGACGGCGCAGGATATCGCGGAGTTGCGTGACCACATCTCCGACTTCGACGACTTCTTCCGCCCGATCCGCAGCTACCTGTACTGGGAGCCGCACTGCTACGACATTCCGCTGTGCTGGTCGACCCGGTCGGTCTTCGACACTCTCGACGGCGTGGACAAGATGACCGACGACATCCAGCAACTGTTGCCGGACATGCATGCGCTCGATGCCGTTATGCCGCAAATGATTCCGCTGATGAACTCGTCGATCGAGTCGATGAAGACCATGCGCATCATGATGCTGACCCAGCAGGCCACCCAGGCCGGGCAGCAGGATCAGCAGGCAGCTTTGAGCGAGAACCAGGCAGCGATGGGCGCCGCTTTCAATGATTCACTGAACGACGACACGTTCTACCTGCCGCCGGAGATATTCGACAACGACGAATTCAAGCGCGGCATCAAGAATTTCATCTCCCCCAACGGCCACGCCGTCCGGTTCATCATCTCCCACGAGGACGACCCGCTGTCGGCTGACGGCATCAACCGCATAGACGCCATCAAGAACGCCGTCTTCGAAGCCATCAAGGGCACACCGCTGGAAGGCTCGAAGGTCTACCTCGGTGGCACCGCATCGGCCTTCAAGGACATGCAGGAGGGCAACAAGTACGACCTGTTGATCGCCGGTGTCGCGGCACTGTCGCTGATCTTCATCATCATGCTCCTGATCACCCGGGCCATCGTGGCCGCGGCGGTGATCGTGGGCACCGTCGTGCTGTCGCTCGGGGCGTCATTCGGGTTGTCGGTGCTGTTATGGCAGCACATCCTGGGCATCGAGCTGCAGTTCATGGTCATGGCGATGGCCGTGATCATCTTGTTGGCGGTCGGCGCCGACTACAACCTGCTTCTGGTCGCCCGGATGAAAGAAGAGATACCGGCCGGCATCAACACCGGCATCATCCGGGCGATGGGCGGCAGCGGATCGGTGGTGACCGCGGCGGGCCTGGTGTTTGCCTTCACCATGATCTCGATGTCGGTGAGCGCCATGGTCGTGGTGGCCCAGGTGGGCACGACGATCGGGCTCGGCCTGCTGTTCGACACCCTGGTGGTGCGCGCATTCATGACGCCGGCGATCGCAGCGCTGATGGGGCCGTGGTTCTGGTGGCCGCAAATCGTTCGGCCCAAACCGCTGTCGAAGCGTCCGCACGGTCAATTGCTGCGCTAGCTGTCTCCGGTTCTGCTATGACTGGACGCCGTGGGGACTCAGACCGAGGTACCGCACCGGCGGGGTGAGGCCTCCGTCGAGCCGAAACTCGGGGTGGCCCGCTGGATCCGGCGCCTGGCGATACCGATCATCCTCGGCTGGCTTGCCGTCATCGGAGCGCTGACCGTCTTCGTGCCGCCGCTGGACGTCGTTGGGGAGATGCGGGCGGTGTCATTGTCGCCGAAGGAATCCCCGTCGGTGATCGCCTTGATGCGCAGCGGCGAGGTCTTCGAGGAGTCCGATTCCGACAACGCGGTGATGATCGTCCTTGAGGGGCAGCGGCCCCTCGACGCGGCGGCCCGCCAGTACTACGACGAGTTGATCACCACGTTGCGCGCGGACACCACGCACGTGCAGCACATTCAAGACTTCTGGGGCGACCCGCTGACCGAGGCCGGCGCGCTCAGCTCCGACGGAAAAGCCGTGTACGTGCAAGTGGCGCTCGCCGGGAACATGGGTGAGTCGCTGGGCAACGCGTCGGTCGCGGCGGTCCAGAGAATCGTGAAAGACCTGCCTCCCCCGCCGGGGGTCAAGACGTTCGTGACCGGTGGTTCGGCGATGCAGACCGACCAGCAGAAAGAAGGCGGCCGCAGCATCCAGGTGGTGAAGATCGCCACCGTCGCCGTCATCATCTGCATGCTGCTGTTCTTCTACCGGTCGATCACCACAGTCGGAATCGTCCTGGTGATGCTCGTCATGGGGCTGTCGGTGACCCAGGGCGCGGTGGCATTCCTGGCGTATCACAACGTGATTGGTTTGACGACGTTCGTCACGCAGATCCTGGTACCGCTGGCGCTCGCCGCGACGACGGACTACGCCATCTTCCTCATCGGCCGCTACCAGGAAGCGCGCGTGGCCGGGCAGGACCGGGAGTCGGCCTATTACACGATGTTTCGTGGTACCGCGCACGTGGTGCTGGCCTCCGGTATGACGATCGCCGGCGCGACGTTCTGCCTGACGTTCACCCGGCTACCCTACTTCCACACGCTGGGCATACCGCTTGCCGTCGGCATGGTGGTTGCGGTGCTCTCCGCGCTGACGCTCGGGCCGTCGATCGTGACGGTGGCCAGTCGCTTCGGGCTGCTGGAGTCCAAGCGGGCGATGCGAATTCGGTTCTGGCGCAGGCTCGGCGCGGTGGTAGTGCGCTGGCCGGGGTGGGTGCTGTTTCTGACCGTCTTCATCGCGTTGATCGGGCTGATCGCGTTGCCCGGCTATCGGCCCAACTACGACGACCGGAAGTACCTGCCTGCCGACCTGCCAGCCAACGAGGGTTTCGCGGCGGCCGAGCGGCACTTCCCGGTCGCACGGATGAATCCGGAACTGTTGCTCATCGAGACCGGCCAGGACCTGCGCAACCCGGCAGACTTCTTGGTGCTCGAGCGGATCACCAAGGCGGTCGCGCGCGTTCCGGGTATCGGCCGCGTGCAGTCGATTACTCGCCCCGACGGAAAACCGTTGAAATACAGCACCATTCCAGCTCAGATGAGTATCAGCGGCTCGCTGCAGACGATGAACCGGTCGTACATGCAAGACCGCATGGCCGATATGCTGGTACAGGGTCAGGACATGCAGGACACCATCAACACAATGACCCAGATGATCGGTTTGATGGAGCAGCTCAGCGCTACGACGCACGACATGGTCGGCAAGACCGAGCAGACAGCGTTGGACATCGCGGCACTGCGTGACCACATCGCCGACTTCGACGACTTCTTCCGCCCGATCCGCAGCTACCTGTATTGGGAGCCGCACTGCTTCGACATTCCGATGTGCTGGGCGGTTCGGTCGACGTTTGACGCCCTCGACGGCGTCGACACCATGGCCGACGACATCGCGCGGTTGGTCCCTGATTTACGCGATCTCGATTCGATTATGCCCCAGATGATTCCGCTGATGCGATCATCGATCGAGTCGATGAAGCGGATGCGGATCATGATGCTGACGCTGCAATCCACCCAGTCCGGCATGCAGGATCAGATCGCCGCGATGAACGACGGCTCGTCGGCCATGGCCGCAGCGTTCAACGACTCCCTGAACGACGACACGTTCTACGCACCGCCGGAGATCTTCGACAACGACGAGATCAAGCGCGGCATGAAGAACTTCATCTCCCCTAACGGCCACGCGGCGCGGTTCATCATCTCCCACGAGCAGGACCCGATGTCGGCCGAGGGCATCGACCGCATCGACGCCATCAAGAACGCCGTCTTCGAGGCCATCAAGGGCACACCGCTGGAAGGCTCGAAGGTCTACCTCGGCGGTACCGCATCGGCGTTCAAGGACATGGAGGAAGGCAACTCCTACGACCTGAGGATCGCCGGACTGGCGGCGCTGTCGCTGATCTTCATCATCATGCTGCTGATCACCCGGGCTCTGGTCGCGGCGGCCGTGATCGTCGGCACCGTGGTGCTGTCCCTCGGAGCGTCCTACGGCTTGTCGATCCTGCTCTGGCAGCACATCCTCGGGATGCCGCTGCAGTTCATCGTGATCGCAATGGCGGTCATCATCCTGTTGGCCGTCGGCGCCGACTACAACCTGCTGCTGGTCGCCCGGATGAAAGAAGAGATACCCGCCGGCATCAACACCGGCATCATCCGGGCGATGGGCGGCAGCGGATCGGTAGTGACCGCGGCCGGTCTGGTGTTCGCCTTCACGATGATGGCGATGTCGGTCAGCAGCATGAAAGTCATCGCACAGGTCGGCACGACGATCGGACTCGGCCTGATGTTCGACACCCTGGTGATCCGGGCATTCATGACGCCGGCGATCGCCGCACTGCTCGGGCGGTGGTTTTGGTGGCCTCGTGTGGTGCGGCCGCGGCCGCTGTCCAGCAGACCGCACGGCGAGTTGCTCAGATAGAAATCGCAGCGGCGCTTTCAGAAAACGATCGTCTGATTGCCGTTTCGGATGATGCGGTCCTGGCAGTGCCACAACACCGCACGGGAGAGCACGGCGCGCTCGACGTCCGCGCCGAGCCGGGTCAGATCGCCGACATCGTGACGGTGGTCCACTCGCACGACGTCCTGTTCGATGATGGGTCCCTCGTCGAGCGACTCGGTCACGTAATGCGCTGTGGCCCCCACGAGTTTCACACCGCGTTCCTTCGCCCGGCGGTAGGGCGCGGCGCCGACGAATGCGGGCAGGAACGAGTGATGGATGTTGATCAGCGGGCAGCCGACCTGGGCCAGGAACGAAGGCGAGACGATTTGCATGTAGCGAGCCAGCACCACGAGATCGATGTTGTCGCGCAACATCTCGAGTTGGCGCGCTTCGGCCTGCGCGCGGATCTCTTTGGTTGCCGGCACATGTACGAACGGAACACCGAAAGCGCGGACCTGATCGGCCAGGTTCGGATGGTTGGAGATCACCATGGCAATCGACATGTCCAGCTCGCCACGGCGGTTGCGCCACAGCAGGTCCAGCAGACAGTGGTCCGCCGTCGACGTCATGATCGCCACCCGCTTGGGTCGGGCAGCTTCGGTCAATGTGAATTCCATGCCGAACTTCGAGGCCACCCGGTCGGCGAAGTCCCGTTCCACAGTGTCGCGCGCAGTGGACAATCCGGGTAGATGAAAGATTGTGCGCTGCATGAACATTCCGCCGGACTGCTGCGTCGCATGCTGGTCCAGCGAGACGATGTTGGCCCCGGCTTGCGCAAGGAAGGCGCTCACCGCGGCCACCAGTCCAGGGCGATCAGCACAGTGCAGTAACAACCGGCCGACGTCCTGCGTGGAGAGCGTCCCCGCGCTCTGCGGATGCCTGCCGTTGATCGGCGCCACACCATGTCGAAACACCATGTGTGTCCACCTCCTTCGCTGCCTGACGACGCACTCGGGGCGCCGGCGATAGCCGACACCCCGAGTGTCCGATCAGTAATGGCCTCTTATCGGGGCCATGCCGTGCCGGTTATGACGATGCACCCTTGGCGCCGTTGGCACCGTTGGTGCCGTTGGCCCCATTGGCGCCGGAAGCGCCGGTTGCGCCGGTGTTCCCGGTCGCACCATTGGCTCCGGTCGCCCCGGTCGCTCCGGTGGTGCCGGTCGCGCCAGTGCTGCCCGTTGTGCCGGTACGGCCCGGGCGGCCGAAGATACCGCCGCGTCCCGGGGTTCCGGCTGTAGCACCGGTTCCACCGGTTCCGCCGGTTCCGCCAGCAGCACCGGTTCCACCGGTTCCGCCGGTTCCGCCAGCGCCACCGGTACCACCCGCACCGCCCGGACCGCCTGTAGCGCCCGAGCCGCCGGTCCCACCGACACCACCGACACCGGTTCCGCCGGCGCCTGTCCCGGCACCGCCGGCACCGCCGACGCCACCGTTACCACCAGCGTCACCGGCTCCACCGGTCCCGCCTGCAGCACCCGTTCCGCCTGTGCCACCGTTACCGCCGGCTTGACCTGCGCCGCCCACGCCGCCGGTCCCGCCGGTGCCACCGTTGCCGGCCGCACCGCCCGAACCGAAGAGGCCACCTGTGCCACCGTTACCGCCGGCGCCTGCGGGTCCACCCGCAGTGCCGTTGGTTCCGGCGTTGGTGCCGTTGGCGCCGTTGGTGCCGGCTCCGCCGGCACTTCCGGTTCCGCCGGCCTGACCTGCCGCACCGGTTCCCCCGTTGCCGCCGTTGCCACCCGTGCCACCAGTTCCGACCCCCGTGGTGCTGGTCGCGGCGCCACCGGCTCCGCCGGCACCACCGTTGGTGTTACCGGTTCCGCCGTTGCCGCCATTGGCACCATTACCGCCCAGCGCCACTCCGCCAGCAGCGGTGTTGGTCGACTCACCGCCGGCGCCACCGGCGCCACCGTTGGCACCTGCGGTGCCGTTGCCACCACTGGCACCTAGGCCACCTTGTGTCACAGGTGCAGCTCCGTCCGCAGCGCCGCCAGCGCCACCTTCGCCACCGCCGTTGCCGTCGGTGCCGGCCGTGCCGTTACCACCGAGGACCGGGTTGGTTGCGCCGGCCACACCTGGTTGGCCTGCGGGGCCACTCGGGGTCGGATTCACGCCGTCCGAGCCCGTCGAGCCGATCGTCGTACCTGTCGTACCGGTCACGCCGTTCGCGGCGGTGCCGCCACCTGCCGTGCCGGCCGTGCCCGCGGAGCCGTTGCCGCCTGTGCCGCCGCTGCCGCCGTGTCCGAACAGGGCCAAGGACCCGGCGTTTCCGCCGTTGCCGCCTGCGGCACTGGTTCCGCCGGCGCCGCCGCCGCCGCCGTTGCCGAAGAACAGCCCGCCGGCTCCGCCATTACCGCCGGCTAACCCGGTCGAGCCGGAACCGCCGATACCGCCATAGCCGATCAACAATCCGGCACGACCGCCGTTTACGCCGGTGCCCGCGGCGCCATTCGTGCCGTTAGCGATGAAGATGTTCACAATCGGGATCTGGCCGGCAATTCCGATGAGGCCGTACAGCGGTTGATTCACCCCACCGGGGCTGAACATCGCGGCGGCAAGCATATTCGGGGTGGGTGCGTTCAGTGTGAGTGCGGAGGCGTTGACCTGCAGAGCACTGGTTGCCGAACATCCGGATCCCACCATCATGCACTGGAGGCCCGTCGCCGACTCAGCACTCACAGTCGGTGACAGAGGTGGGGCGAGCGCAGGCGCGGCCTGCGCGGCACCGGCTCCGAAGGCCAGAGCGACGCCCGTACCGGCGATCGCAATTCCCGTTGCACAAGGATAGATGTATTTTCTCATTGGTCTTGCTCCTGATTCGAGTTACTGATTTTTGGGCCATTTTTCAGACCAGATAAATTGACGGGCTGTGGATCAGGAATTCCCAGTTCCTAATTCTCTGCGGGCGAACTCCCCCCGGGAAGAAACACCACTATTGGATATTCTTCGCGCGTTGAAACCGCATTCAAACGCAAAGCCTGAATAGGCCAACCCCACGGTGGCCCAAATTACTGCGGAAATAGTTTCCGATCACGCGCCCGAGGTTCATACCGCGCAGGGCGTGATTGAACTGATCACCGATGTCACGGTGCAGATTCGGTTGGCGCACTCACAACCGGACGTCGAGAGAGGCAGCAGAACTAGAGCTGCGACCACCACTGTCGTGGTGCGGGCGTCGACGTGAAATGCCCGAACTTACTCGATGGCTTG contains the following coding sequences:
- a CDS encoding ABC transporter substrate-binding protein — translated: MTYKKFITLAAAAITMISMAGCSVDHSNSQAGKPTLRLGYQTFPSGDLIVKNNRWLEDALPDYNIKWVKFDSGADVNTAFIAKELDFGALGSSPVARGLSAPLNIPYSVAFVLDVAGDNEALVARNGSGINAIADLKGKRVATPFASTAHYSLLAALAQNGLSPSDVQLIDLQPQAILAAWERGDIEAAYTWLPTLDQLRKTGKDLITSRQLATDGKPTLDLGVVSNQFAKDHPEVVDIWRKQEARALTVIHSDPAAAAKAIAAEIGLSPADVEGQLKQGVYLTPQEVASPQWLGSQGNPGNIATNLQSASQFLAEQKQIPTAAPLTTFQNAIYTQGLPNVIAQ
- a CDS encoding ABC transporter ATP-binding protein; the encoded protein is MSSPSRATVPAPVSASHTDGGIRVRGVEHRYGTTTALGPLDLDVEPGSFLVLVGASGCGKSTLLRLIAGFESPSGGELTVAGRRPVPGQTAGVVFQQPRLFPWRTVGGNVELALKYAGTPRERRPERRDELLSRVGLKDIAHRKIWEISGGQQQRVAIARALASERSETSLLLLDEPFAALDALTRERLQEDVRQVSAESGRTTVFVTHSADEAAFLGSRIVVLTHRPGRVALDLSVDLPRSGIDAEELRRSSEYVRLRQEVSRAVKAAAVEPA
- a CDS encoding SfnB family sulfur acquisition oxidoreductase, producing the protein MTAISACPVLSETSAITVAAELAADFASGAAGRDRDRELPFAEIDRLSASGLLAITVPAAYGGAGLPASAVAEVVRILATGDPNIAQIPHSHFVYINLLRLAGSDDQLRHHAALILRGARIANAQSERSSATVADIATTVRPDGGRFRIDGAKYYCTGSLFADTLAVLTRLDDPDGDSGLADGHYVAFLPADTPGVRIVDDWQALGQRTTASGTVIFDGVVVEQSALVPRAPAVSVPTGYGAFAQLLHAAIDTGIARGALAAAASFVRDKSRPWFEAGVAHAADDPLLIQRFGELAVAVQAAEAALAVAGAKVDDAPPAEASLAVAGAKILADNAANEVSGALFEVGGTRSAAAELNLDHFWRNARTHTLHDPVRWKYQHLGRAVLHGTPPPLHSAI
- a CDS encoding RND family transporter, translating into MSTPIEERVIHDEPPQRAALAKWIRRLAVPIILGWLGLIVVLNVSVPQLEAVGKLRAVSMSPKEAPSVIAMMRSGKVFEESDSDSSAMIVLEGDQPLGDDAHRFYNEMIAALRADTTHVQHIQDFWGDPLTEAGALSADSKAVYVQVALAGNMGETLGNDSVEAVQKIVKGLSPPPGVKVFVTGGPALQADQQHAGDKSIRIIELTTIGVIVIMLLFFYRSFITVGLVLVMLILGLTVTRGAVAFLGYHNLIGLSPFATQLLVTLAIAATTDYAIFLIGRYQEARSVGESREDAYYTMYHGTAHVVLGSGMTIAGATFCLSFTRLPYFKSLGVPLAVGMVVAVVSALTLGAAIVTVASRFGLLEPKRAMRIRFWRRLGAAVVRWPAAILFSTVMIALIGLITLPGYQPNYNDRKYLPADLPANEGFAAAERHFPIARMNPEMLLLETDQDVRNSADFLVIEKISKAIAKVPGIGRVQSITRPAGKPLKYSTIPSQMSMGGTNQTMNRSYMQERMADMLVQGEQMQDTINTMTQMIALMQELSGVTHDMVGKTDKTAQDIAELRDHISDFDDFFRPIRSYLYWEPHCYDIPLCWSTRSVFDTLDGVDKMTDDIQQLLPDMHALDAVMPQMIPLMNSSIESMKTMRIMMLTQQATQAGQQDQQAALSENQAAMGAAFNDSLNDDTFYLPPEIFDNDEFKRGIKNFISPNGHAVRFIISHEDDPLSADGINRIDAIKNAVFEAIKGTPLEGSKVYLGGTASAFKDMQEGNKYDLLIAGVAALSLIFIIMLLITRAIVAAAVIVGTVVLSLGASFGLSVLLWQHILGIELQFMVMAMAVIILLAVGADYNLLLVARMKEEIPAGINTGIIRAMGGSGSVVTAAGLVFAFTMISMSVSAMVVVAQVGTTIGLGLLFDTLVVRAFMTPAIAALMGPWFWWPQIVRPKPLSKRPHGQLLR
- a CDS encoding RND family transporter — its product is MGTQTEVPHRRGEASVEPKLGVARWIRRLAIPIILGWLAVIGALTVFVPPLDVVGEMRAVSLSPKESPSVIALMRSGEVFEESDSDNAVMIVLEGQRPLDAAARQYYDELITTLRADTTHVQHIQDFWGDPLTEAGALSSDGKAVYVQVALAGNMGESLGNASVAAVQRIVKDLPPPPGVKTFVTGGSAMQTDQQKEGGRSIQVVKIATVAVIICMLLFFYRSITTVGIVLVMLVMGLSVTQGAVAFLAYHNVIGLTTFVTQILVPLALAATTDYAIFLIGRYQEARVAGQDRESAYYTMFRGTAHVVLASGMTIAGATFCLTFTRLPYFHTLGIPLAVGMVVAVLSALTLGPSIVTVASRFGLLESKRAMRIRFWRRLGAVVVRWPGWVLFLTVFIALIGLIALPGYRPNYDDRKYLPADLPANEGFAAAERHFPVARMNPELLLIETGQDLRNPADFLVLERITKAVARVPGIGRVQSITRPDGKPLKYSTIPAQMSISGSLQTMNRSYMQDRMADMLVQGQDMQDTINTMTQMIGLMEQLSATTHDMVGKTEQTALDIAALRDHIADFDDFFRPIRSYLYWEPHCFDIPMCWAVRSTFDALDGVDTMADDIARLVPDLRDLDSIMPQMIPLMRSSIESMKRMRIMMLTLQSTQSGMQDQIAAMNDGSSAMAAAFNDSLNDDTFYAPPEIFDNDEIKRGMKNFISPNGHAARFIISHEQDPMSAEGIDRIDAIKNAVFEAIKGTPLEGSKVYLGGTASAFKDMEEGNSYDLRIAGLAALSLIFIIMLLITRALVAAAVIVGTVVLSLGASYGLSILLWQHILGMPLQFIVIAMAVIILLAVGADYNLLLVARMKEEIPAGINTGIIRAMGGSGSVVTAAGLVFAFTMMAMSVSSMKVIAQVGTTIGLGLMFDTLVIRAFMTPAIAALLGRWFWWPRVVRPRPLSSRPHGELLR
- the purU gene encoding formyltetrahydrofolate deformylase, translating into MVFRHGVAPINGRHPQSAGTLSTQDVGRLLLHCADRPGLVAAVSAFLAQAGANIVSLDQHATQQSGGMFMQRTIFHLPGLSTARDTVERDFADRVASKFGMEFTLTEAARPKRVAIMTSTADHCLLDLLWRNRRGELDMSIAMVISNHPNLADQVRAFGVPFVHVPATKEIRAQAEARQLEMLRDNIDLVVLARYMQIVSPSFLAQVGCPLINIHHSFLPAFVGAAPYRRAKERGVKLVGATAHYVTESLDEGPIIEQDVVRVDHRHDVGDLTRLGADVERAVLSRAVLWHCQDRIIRNGNQTIVF